One Desulforhopalus sp. DNA segment encodes these proteins:
- a CDS encoding RnfABCDGE type electron transport complex subunit D: protein MSKQQTLDDQSAAPASLWKVSTSPHLKSNESVEKIMWTVVACLVPPLILSVFVFGIQTLLITAVSVVSCVVVEWASQKLLGRPVTIKDGSAVLTGMLMAFVIPPGVSPLLPILAAIFAIYIGKHLLGGIGYNFFNPALLGRAFLLASFPVAMTSAWLPPVKNLAIFSYLGGAVDAVSTATPLAVMKEKGMVAFTEAFGSGSDLYGSFFFGWRPGCIGETSGFLLVLGGLYLLYRGYISWHIPVSLLGTIAVLTWIFGGEGYLTGDPLLAVLSGGAILGAFYMATDYVTSPSNKTAKIFFGIGVGALTVLIRMKGGYPEGICYAILLMNPLSTVLDGWFKPVRFAPPVGGAK, encoded by the coding sequence GTGAGCAAACAGCAAACGTTGGACGACCAATCGGCTGCACCTGCGAGTTTGTGGAAGGTTTCCACTTCGCCGCATCTGAAAAGCAATGAATCGGTCGAAAAAATCATGTGGACTGTTGTGGCCTGTCTGGTGCCACCACTGATTCTGTCGGTATTCGTCTTCGGCATACAAACCCTCCTGATCACAGCAGTTTCAGTTGTCAGTTGCGTGGTTGTCGAGTGGGCGAGCCAAAAATTGCTCGGTCGGCCGGTGACCATCAAGGACGGCAGCGCGGTGTTGACTGGAATGCTTATGGCCTTTGTCATTCCACCCGGGGTGTCGCCTCTTCTGCCGATTTTGGCGGCTATCTTCGCAATATACATTGGCAAACACCTTCTCGGCGGCATTGGCTACAATTTCTTTAATCCGGCTTTGCTCGGCAGGGCATTTCTCTTGGCATCATTTCCGGTTGCCATGACGTCCGCCTGGTTGCCGCCGGTGAAAAATCTGGCAATTTTCTCATACCTTGGCGGTGCGGTTGATGCAGTCTCAACGGCAACGCCCTTGGCGGTAATGAAAGAAAAGGGAATGGTTGCCTTTACCGAGGCCTTCGGCAGCGGCAGCGATCTGTACGGCAGTTTCTTTTTTGGCTGGCGCCCGGGTTGTATAGGAGAAACCTCCGGTTTTCTGCTGGTCCTCGGCGGACTCTATCTCCTCTACCGTGGCTACATTTCCTGGCATATCCCAGTTTCCCTTTTAGGCACCATCGCCGTCCTGACCTGGATATTCGGCGGCGAAGGGTATCTGACCGGGGATCCATTGCTTGCCGTGTTGTCCGGTGGTGCCATCCTTGGCGCTTTCTACATGGCCACGGATTATGTGACCAGCCCGAGCAATAAGACGGCAAAGATATTTTTTGGAATCGGTGTCGGAGCACTGACTGTACTTATTAGGATGAAGGGGGGATATCCAGAGGGTATCTGTTACGCCATCCTGCTGATGAATCCTCTCAGTACCGTTCTTGATGGGTGGTTCAAGCCCGTGCGTTTTGCACCGCCGGTTGGAGGTGCAAAATGA
- a CDS encoding FMN-binding protein, protein MKNIITIVFRLTVSCLLAASVMGLCFVLTSNAKKHNEHVQEQRVMYELLGYKGGAKIPSTMALHEVYRYVITGADKQSIGYLVPQGHGKEKGFLFVNIDLNGKLLANKAVVLSETEALESKTRDKAVAQAAGPGYAVKFADQTIVVTNNGARVAYLLGGKFQGFKTFVNVMLAVDPKFALLGLEVLEHEEDPGLGAEIDQDYFKNQFKGKPFEALKAIEVVKAPIPPDYLQALNGKVGEEDIAKFREQYKDKAVYALTGATISSKAVAEGVKGIVTKFAYRINVLDKILKEQQLAVSF, encoded by the coding sequence ATGAAAAATATCATCACCATAGTCTTTCGTCTTACCGTGTCTTGTCTGTTGGCGGCAAGCGTAATGGGCTTGTGCTTTGTCCTCACCAGCAACGCCAAAAAGCATAATGAGCATGTACAAGAGCAGCGGGTAATGTATGAGCTGCTGGGGTATAAGGGCGGGGCAAAGATTCCCTCAACCATGGCTCTGCACGAGGTGTACCGGTATGTTATCACCGGCGCCGATAAACAATCTATCGGCTATCTTGTTCCACAAGGGCATGGCAAGGAGAAGGGTTTCCTGTTCGTTAACATCGACCTGAACGGCAAGCTTCTGGCAAACAAGGCGGTTGTTCTCAGTGAGACTGAGGCCCTAGAGTCGAAGACGCGCGACAAGGCTGTTGCACAGGCGGCTGGCCCAGGCTATGCGGTGAAATTTGCCGATCAGACCATCGTCGTCACCAATAATGGCGCCCGCGTTGCCTACCTTCTAGGCGGAAAATTCCAAGGCTTTAAAACCTTTGTCAACGTCATGCTGGCAGTCGATCCAAAGTTTGCCCTCCTTGGCTTGGAGGTTCTTGAGCATGAAGAAGATCCGGGGCTTGGTGCGGAGATCGACCAAGACTACTTCAAGAATCAGTTTAAAGGCAAACCCTTTGAGGCATTGAAAGCGATTGAGGTTGTTAAAGCGCCGATTCCTCCTGATTATCTTCAGGCCTTGAACGGCAAGGTCGGTGAAGAGGACATCGCGAAATTTCGCGAACAGTATAAGGATAAGGCAGTGTATGCGCTTACCGGAGCCACTATTTCCAGTAAGGCGGTGGCTGAAGGGGTGAAGGGCATTGTTACCAAGTTCGCGTATCGTATCAATGTCCTGGATAAGATTTTGAAAGAACAGCAACTCGCTGTGTCGTTTTAA